In Eubalaena glacialis isolate mEubGla1 chromosome 12, mEubGla1.1.hap2.+ XY, whole genome shotgun sequence, the sequence AAGTTACACTTAGTATCTCTGTGCACTATATATGAACACACATAGTATTTTCATCATCACAGCTAACATACCGAGTACCCACTACGTGCCACACACTGTTATAAATGCTTTAGGTAGGTAGATAGACTCATTTAATCCTAGCCACCACCTTCTAAAGCTGGttctattacccccattttacagatgaggaaactgcacagagattttaagtaacttgtccaaggtcacacacaacCCGGGATCGAAACCCCAGTAGTCTGGCTACAAAgcctgcagtctttttttttttaaagattgattgattgattgattgattgctatgttgggtcttcatttctgtactagggctttctctagttgcggcaagcgggggccactcttcatcgcggtgcgcgggcctctcaccatcgcggtcCCTcgtgtttcggagcacaggctccagacgcgcaggctcagtaattgtggctcacgggcccagtcgctccgcggcacgtgggatcctcccagaccagggctcgaacccgtgtcccctgcattagcaggcagattctcaaccactgcgccaccagggaagccccaagcctgCAGTCTTAACCACCATGTTATACTGCTTCTGTTGATTCTAAGAGGTACCTTCTCACACTGTAGCCATTTGTAAAACCCAGGTGCATTCTATGCTTGCTATATACATCTAACATGGTGATTCCTTTTTTCCTCAAGAAGCTGTTTTTACATCAACGGTTCATCTTACAGTTGATTGTATCTTAGAATcaaggaaataatgccatgtggGATTTGCAGGCAGTCACTTGACTTCTTTGGGaattagttttctcatctatagaatGAAATAATTGGAACAGGTTACCTATAAGATCCTTTCACATCTATGGTTACTCTTCACCATACTATGAGCCATGTAATTGGTAATGCTGCTTTAAAATAACCAACAAGAAGACAAGCGATTTTGTATTAAAACGCACATACTTACTTTCTTCCGATATCTAGGCCCGTCTTCAGGATAACATCGTATCGGAAGGACTGCACTACTTTGTCCAGGTCTTTATAGTCTCTGACCGCAGTGGGGTCGTCCGCTGGCTCCTCTTCCTGCTCACTCATCTCATGACGCTCACTCTCTTCATCAGAGTCCCCTTCATCCTCCACTTTTTGCAGAGTCTCTTTAGTGGATTTTTTAGAGCTTACATTACTTTTGAGTCTTatggaaaatgggaaaatatattctTGAGATGTTAAAAGCCCTGAGAGTCTCAGTGAGAAAATGTTatggaaaaatgttttataatttgaaGCATTTAACTTGGTACTAGACAAATATAAGTATcgattccaggaagcacagtgttTATGTGAAGGTGTCCCTCGTAGCGCTCCGCAGAGCCCAATCCAGGCATCTGGCTTTCTTAAAACGCCACTGGGCAATCTGACACTAGTCATAGCCATGGCTCATACGACCTGAAACAGACAATAATTCAGTTTTACTTCCCAAGTGTGGTATCCTGGCATTCTTACAACATAAACCATACACACCATGAACACTTTACATCTAGTACTGTACTTATGCTTCCTCCTACAAAAGGCCATGTTGGTCCACATGTACCAAGGGCCATGCACACTGTACTAGGTGAGTCTTCTGGCTGTAATTAACATGCTGACCTCACAGGGTGGTCATGAAGGTTGAATTAGATACTAATAAGTGTGAAAACAGGTTCTACTCTTCTCACTCCCCCAAATTAGCTTGGGTACTGATTGCTactgaaaaatattaacaatagttctcaatgatttttttctttctttttggccgtgccatgcagcttgcagggatctcagttcccccaccagggattaaacccgggccacggcaggaatcctaaccactaggccaccagggaactccctcaatgatttattttaaaaaggaaaatctcaGGACGAGAAAGACTATTTACTGACATACATTACATCCTTACAATACTGACTTTGCAAAGGATACCAGATCATGACTTCATGAAAGCCAGTGAGTCTCTAAACTTTATTTCAATCTCCAACTCCAGCAAATCAGAGCTAGGAATGAGCAAATTGTACAGATCTGCATTTCACCTCCTTTCACATCTTCTTCCCACTGTTTAACAGAGGCAGTAGCTAGCAGAGAAAGAAGGGGCCTGGAGACCCACAAACTAGGTAATTGTTTCCTGAGGCAGAGGTGCTGACATGCCACATGTCCTGTGTGCTCCACTGGGAGGACTCTTGGAAGATTGCACCTGGTTCCCTCCAGACTTTGCCCCATGCATCTTCTACCTTGCAcgttttatccttttgctgtactAAATCATAGCCATGACCCACAGCTGAGTCCTGTTGAGTCTTCCTAGTGAAATCAATGAACCTAGGGGTGGTCTTGGGAACCCTGACAAAATATCCAACTGCCTATTCGACATCTCCATTTGGGTGCATAacaggcacctcaaacttaaTTGGCCGGGAAACAAACTCCTGATAAATCTCGAACCCCAAATCTGCTCTACCTGCggccttccccatctcagttaatGGTAACTCCACCCTTCTAGTTCCTGAGAACAAAAGCTTCCAGTCACTCTTGACTCTTCTCTTTCCCCCATACTCAGATCCATAATGTCAGGAAATCATGTGGCTTATCTCCAAAACATGTCCAGTGTCCCATCACTTCTCACCAATACCACTGTTACCACAGATTCAGGCCACCATCTATCACCAGGATTACTACAAAGGCTCCATTACAGTCTGTTCTCCATAGAGCAGTCAGAGtgagtcttttaaaaagtaatttatatcatgtcactccttcCCTCACGACCCTACAAAAGCACGGAGAAAAGCAAAATCCCTCCCTTGGCCTATAGTCCCTGTGTGATCTGGCCCCTCCATTTCcgctctgacctcatctcctgccTCTCTCACCCATGCTCACTCAGCTCCTTCCTGAAGATCTTCATACACAACAGGCACACTTCCGGGTAGACTCCTTTGTTCCAGCTGCCCAGAACACTCTTAGCCCAGATATCTGCATGGATAAATCATCTTCACCTCAATGAGGTCTACTCATTCCAACTCCATTTAACAGGTGTCTTGTCCTCCAAATCTCCCCTTGCCCCGTTCTACTTTCTTTCGCAATAGCACTTATCTGCTATGTTATATAATTTACTGCTCAATCCCAAGtgcccagaatagtgcctgacacatggtaagtGCTTAATTAAATACTGTGAAAGTAGGTCAAAAGAACCGGTGCATTAGAATGAAGAACAATGATGGGGCTGGGTTGATGGGTAAGAGGCTAGATCTCCAAGGGCCTTTCCTATCAAAGCTTGGACTTATCCAGAACGCATGAGAGCTATAGCAAGACCTTAAGTAGGGAAGTGATCTGATGGGagtgctttttaaaagatttctttgGCGACAGCGTGGACGTTAAGGGGAGTATCACGGAAGGAAGTCTGAAGGAGGTTTTGAGTGAGATCTTCAGGAGAGATATAAAATCGATGAACTAACCGAAGGCTGTAAGAAAAACAACGACTGGAATGTAGAGGCAACGCTGTCCTTGACCTGCGGGACATTTGGAATCCCTCCATGTTCCTGAGCCTGTTAACTACTCCGTATGGAAAACCTAATTTAACTGCTTTTAGTTCAACTGCAAGCAaaaatcttttctcttctcttggagACCTCAGAGGCTGACCAAGTGCTGAGATAAGGTCATTtcccctcgctccctccctccccccgtcgGGCTGCGCACCTTCCCGGGTCCTCAAGGTCAAGGGAAACGACACCAACGTCCTCGAGCTCGCGGTCTGCGCCTGCAGCCAACAGGAGCGGCCGGGCACAGGGGCAGACGGCCTCGGCCCGCCGGGTTCGCAAGGCCCCGAAGAGCCCCCGGATCCACGGGGCGTCCCGAACTGGCCCGGCTGGGGCAGGACGCCAGAGACGCGGAGACCTGGCAGGAGCGCGGGCGGGGGACTGGAGCTCGCCCTGCCCGTATTTCCCATGTGCTTGCTGTAAAGCAACAGAAGCGGGAGCGGACAGGGGGCACCGCACGCCGGGCAGGGGCGCAGTTACCTGTACGTCAGCGCCGCTCCCCCCTtcccgcccgccccccccccaacggCTTCGCCGAGCGCCGGACTCCACACCCCGCCCTGcccttgcccctccccttccGCCGGCGCCGGCGCGGTGAGAGCAGGCTGGGCGGTGCGCACTGGCACGGCGGCGATGGCAGCGGCACAGCGGCCCCTGCTGAAAGCCGCGCCTCGGAGGACTGCGCCGAGAGGGCTGCTGAGAGAGTACAGGGCCAGCTCTGAGCTGAGCGGGGAGCCCACGCTGAGTGATTGATTCCACATTGTTgaagaaagcttttctttttttttctttttaattaattaagtaggacttccctagtggcacagtggttaagaatctgcctgccagtgcagggcacaagggtttgagccctgctttgggaagatcccacaagccgcagagcaactaagcccgtgcgccacaactactgagcctgcgctctagagcctgcaagccacaactactgagcccgcgtgccgcaactactgagcccgcacgcatAGAGcgtgtgctccacaagagaaacccccgcaatgagaagaccatgcaccgcaacggagtagcccctgctcgccgcagctagagaaagcctgcaggcagtaacgaagacccaatgcagccaaaaataaaataaataaataattaagtaatttatttttcattgaagtatagttgatgtataatattatataaattacaggtgtacaatatagtcagtcacaatttttaaaggttatactccatatTTGCTGTATTCCCcatattgtataatatatccttgtagcttattttatacctaatagtttgtgcctcttaatcccccaTCTCTATATTGAcccttcttctttcctctccccactggtagcagctagtttgttctcttcatctgtgagtcagcttcttttttgttatattcactagctggtgtgttttttagattccacatgtaaatgataccatacaatatttgtctttctctgtctgacttatttcacttagaataatgccctccaagtccatccttcaagttggacacttaggttgcttccctatcTTGACAACTGTGAACactgttgctatgaacattggggtacatgttatcttttcaaattagtgtttttgcattttttcggaaatatacccaggagtagaattgcagggtcatatggtagttctatttttattttttgagaaacctccatacagttttccacagtggctgcatcaatttacattcccaccaacagtgtacaagtgttcccttttctccagtccttgctaacatttgttatttgtgttctttttgatgatagtcattctgacaggtctgaggtgatatctcattgtgtttgtttttttttttaatatctttattggagtataattgctttacaatggtgtgttagtttctgctttataacaaagtgaatcagctatacatatacatatatccccatatctcctccctcttgcatctctcattgtgattttaatttgcatatatctGATGATTCATGATGtcgagtatcttttcatgtgtctgttggccatatgcatttcctctttggaaaaatgtctgttcagttcttctgAACATTTTTAACAGCCCATTTTTAACAGCTATCTTTTTTTAacgaaatttttaattttatttatttttatttttggctgctttgggtctttgttgctgtgcgcaggctttctctagttgcggcaaacgggggctacacctcgttgcggtgcgtgggcttctcattgcagtggcttctctttgttgtggagcacgggctctaggcgcgcgggcttcagtacttgtggcactcgggctccgtagttgtgcctgtgggctctagagcgcaggctcagtagttgtggcgcatgggcttagttgctccgcggcatgtgggatcctcccggaccagggcttgaatccgtgtcccctgcattggcaggcagattcttaaccactgcgccaccagggaagtccctgggctccAGCTTTTAATTTAGCTCAAATATTTAATCTTACATAAAGTGATGAGTAAATCAGAGCACTTTTATTTGGGGCCTGTAGGTGacttttaagttatattttaatgCAGGAGGAGCAGCCTTACTTTCCGTACTCTCAACATTGTTGtaggctttattttcttttattttctcgtACAGTTtactacttatttatttgtttgcttgtttaagtGAAGAAATATTACCTGGAGAAGAAAGTTCCTTCCACTGCCTCACTTATCACAAACCTCAAGGTTAGCTAATCAccaaagaaagatattttaagCCTGATCAGTTCCaaagccccctccctccactctGAGCCCCACCCTCTCTCATCTTCTCAAGGAGTTTACTCTTTAGAGTCTCCTCCTTCCTGAATCTTTCTCACTCTTCTATATCATTCCTGCCAGCACACAAACACAACATGTTACCGAGTTCTGATTATGTCATATATAGCTAAGATATAtgagatatttaaatttttaaaaatttaatagaaataatGTAGTGATACTTTTTTCAGTCCACTTTATTTTTGAGATTCTTTCcatgtttatacatatattttggcTCCTTTACACAATTCATATATAAATTATTCCCAGTTGTTTCCTTCCTAAAGTTTCTTTCAAACATTGCAGCAACTTACTTATGGAGGTATCATCCTTTGAAAGTTTCTCTAGGGTGTTTACTTAGAATAGTGaatctctggggacttccctggcagtccagtgggtaagacttcaagctcccaatgcagggagcctgggtttgatccctggtcggggaactaggtcccgcatgcatgctgcaactaagatcccatgtgccgcaactaagacctggtgcagccaaaataaattaattaattaatatttttaaaaagaaaaaaaagaataggaatcTCTGGGTCCAAAAgtaattatattttcttcaatCTTACTGAAAAGTGGCCTAATTTTACTAATTTACATTTGCACAAGCTCATGAACATCatatttttccccattctttatttattcattcattcattcatttctttctttattttttggctgtgttgggtcttcgttgctgcgcgcgggctttctctagttgtggcgagtgggggctactctttgttgcgatgcgtgggcttctcattgcagggcttctcttgctgtggagcacgggctctaggcttgcgggcttcagtaattgtggcacacgggctcagtagttgtggtgcacgggctttgtggctctgcagcatgtgggatcttcccggatcagggctcaaactcatgtcccctgcattggtaggcggattcttaaccactgtgccaccagggaagcccccccattcTTCTTAATAGTTCATGTTATCAGATTTTAAAGTATTATCAGTCTCATGGATGAAAAATTGtaccttgttttaatttgtaaactTTCCCTGATTGGTAGTGAgattgaatatctttttatatattcgTTGGCTCTTCaggtttctcttcttttatttgcCAGTTTATATCCTTTGCCAGCTTTTCTTTGTAatagttgtcttttccttttgcctgTCCCGAAGGTAAACGCCAGTACCACCACGTATGGACATGCATAACTCTAGGAACTCACTCATACTCATCTGCAGCGCCATTCACATTAACTGCAGTGGAGATGGCACCCCTGGGGTTGTGCAGTGTAGTGGCCATAGTACCCATGCTTCTGATCTGGGTCTGTGATGcctttgctttctttaaaaatagttttttagggaattccttggtggtccagtggttaggactctgtgcttccactgcagggggcccaggttcaatccctagtcagggtagtaagatcccacaagcctgtggtgtggccaaaaaaataaaaaatttaaaaaaaatttttaaattagaaagtcACATACATGTGTTTCTCTAAACAATGTATTGGCGAGTTTTgttctaaaatttacataaattgtGTCATACTAAATGTCACACATATGATGGCTATATGTCATCAACATACTATATGTTTATGACTTGtgctttcactcaacattatgtttctatgttaccaaacgaaacttgggtccgcttgcctgaagtgcagcaaagccaatctactgacaccaggctGTGATGAAGGAAaatacagtgtttattgcagggcaccaagcaggGGAGTCGGAGACAAGCCTCAGATACACTCCAATTTGGTTTTTGAGTTTGGGATGTTTTAAAGGGAAAGAACAAAGAAGTTGGGGTTAATCATCTTGTGacatctctgtgactttttttttcttttggccatgccgcaagccttgtgagatctcagttccccaaccagggactgaacccaggccatggcagtgaaagcgccaagtcctaaccactggaccgccagggaattccctctgtgACATTTCTTAAATTATAGTTCTGAGAGTCAGGATGTCTCTGGTTTATGATTCTCTGGCCAGGTGGTCCATGGCTCAGGGATCTGTGAGCTCATCTTACCCTCGAGAAACAATGTGAGTCGATGTATTTATGACAATATCTATGCTAGCAATTTTAGTACATTAAGGatgctcttgggacttccctggtggctcagtggttaagaatccgcctgccaatgcaggggacacgggttcgaaccctggtccaggaagatcccacatgctgcagagcaactaagcccgtgcaccgcaactactgagcttgtgctctagagctcgagagccacaactactgagcctgtgagccacaactactgagcctgcgtgccacaggtactgagcccgtgtgccacaggtactgagcctgtgctctagagcccgagagccacaactactgagcctgtgagccacaactactgagcctgcgtgccacaggtactgagcccgtgtgccacaggtactgagcctgtgctctagagcccgagagccacaactactgagcctgggtgccacagctactgagcctgcgtgccacagctactgagcctgcgctctagaggttgagagccgcaactactgagcctgcgtgccacaggtactgagcccgtgtgccgcaggtactgagcctgcgctctagagcccgtgctccacaacaagagaaaccactgcaatgagaagcccgggcaccgcaacaaagagtagcccccactcaccgcaactagaaaaagctcgcgtgcagcaacaaagacccaaagcagccaaaaataaataaataaataaataaataaaatttttaaaaaaataaataaagcagttgTTCCAAATCagtttacaaaaaggaaaaaaaaaaaaaggatgctattcacaacagcagttttagtcATCTGACTATGGTTGATtagtgttcagttagcacagAGGGAACAAGAacaggaataaagttttggatacagaggttaatcataaacttggtAAGGGAATTCGGTTTCAGGGGGACTCAGTCTCAAGATACACCCTTTTGTCGCTGGCAACTGTAGTTCACCCATTTCTTTTACCACTTATAATACTCCATAGTGTTagtgtaccataatttattttttattcttctgttgatggactaTGACTTCTTTCtaggttttttgttggtttttgttttgatataATGGAAAATGTGCTTATGAAtcgcctttttattttttaaatttattttattattatttgttaacaggagaaaatcaatgtttaacatgtatacatgagagagacccagaaaaactgagtgAGTCACCAAAATGGTTGAAATACCATCCTCAGCTAATGATAAAAGATGATGTTGAGGGTGAGGAGAGGCAGTTAAGGGAGGTtcccaggaaaagcacagtaaacaagggtgatCGTGATGCAGATTTAAGTTAGGGCCTTCTGCgctgataagagtttctagagatttggtcaTCCTCTTCTTccaggcacagagagggagacacccttacacaTGGAGATTTCTCTCacaaatgtaaatgtttcttacaaaaggACAACTCCTAGTTGGTTTTCAGAGCCCTTCCCATGTCTGCTGTTTTCAGAGAATAACCAGCTTAAAACAATtaatatgccaaagagacatattttaggGTGGCAAGTTTTGCTCCCCTACGGTACCACCTTTGAAGCTTCTTTTAAGAAATTTCATGTCCAGAAGGTGAGTTGGTAGATGGTTTCATCTCACTGAACCAGTCTCTTAGTCCTGACACTAGGTCAGTTCAGTTACTCATTTCAAAAGAGAGGTGGGCTCTCAAAGTTAGGCCTAAGGGTACAAGCAGTTAGGTATTTAATAAGAAGCATTTCTACAGAGACAGAACGAAAATAAAAGTTAATGGTTGGAGGAAGTTATAAAGCCAGTCTTGATGCCGAAAACTCAGCCTCTATTCACTGGTGCCGAaccaaatctcggagacagagttttcggtcaagtagaaaagaatagctttattgctttgccaggcaaagggggacacagtgggctcatgccctcaaaaatgtgtgtcccggggcttccctggtggcgcagtggttgagaatctgcctgccaatgcaggggacacgggttccagccctggtctgggaagatcccacgtgccgcggtgcaactaggcccgtgagccacaattgctgagcctgtgcgtctggagcctgtgctccgcaaaaagagaggccgcgttactgagaggcccgcgcaccgcgatgaagagtggcccccacttgccgcaactagagaaagccctcgcgcagaaacgaagacccaacacagccataaataaataaagaaagaaaaaaaaaaaatgtgtgtcccaacccagggagatttggtgaggagttttatagcaatggttcaagggcagggTTGATGATAGGGATCAGGGTATGTGCAGGGCCTgtattcctttaatctggcctcaggtggtctcctgatgagcatCTATGGTTCTCAAGGTTATCAAACTCTGACcttttctctggaatgaagaatgcttcatcaaacagttaacatcttccatttgttgggggttttagttctgcagaagagctcaaagatttTGTCaagtgtatcccttgaggtggaaccaggaccctgtttcaagcctgcactattgtttcttggccactcctcccttgtctctgcatcccctcccttccctgattagcaactgtttgaacatGCCCTTTGGAATTCAGAGAAGGTTATGGAggctgaagcctatttcctacaaacaaggaaCAGGGGACTGAGagaggcttctgtgcccaggagccccacagggtcctgctctgtttcagtcTGAGTCTGGAGGGCAGTCAATTGACAGAAGATTTCTAGATGTAGGGGTCAAAGCACCTTTTGCAATTAGAATGTTTCTGATGATGTCATTGGGTGCTCAGGTAAACTTTCTGAGTGACTTGCACAGCAATAGGCTTGAAGATTTTCTAAACATGGACTATTTTGGTGATCTCTCTCAAGTTTATATCAAGTTGTTCAGCTTCAATTTTCAGGGCTTCAGGAAAGGCACAGCACTGGCTCGCCATGATTCCAAGTCAAAAGtgggagaaaaattagaaatattagtTTGGAGAGTTGTATTTGAATACTCACGAAGTTTCCAAATCCTGGAGGGATCaggcagggggaaaaaagataaatgtttcaattctgcttacaaagatataatttaaaaattgctgtAAATCAGAGTTagcttaagagaaaagagaaaatttcctCCATTCTGGAAAAACAAAGCATTAAAAAGAATCAGCAATTTTTCAAACAAAAGTCATGATCTTAAAGTTATCAGAAATGTGTACTCAGAGTTCCTTCCATGAAGATAAAGCactttacaaaagcatcagaataaAACTATAACAgtttgtaaatgacaaaagacttaaaatggcATGGTTAAAGATCTAATTACAATGCAATTGGCAAAGAAATTTGGTTATGTTACTGAACACAGGTTCAGGTGCCCAAttcacagtgaggccaaacaaaccaaaatatcaAGTTTGGAGTAGaggaaggtttattgcagggccaagcaaggtgaatgggtggcttgtgctcaaaaaccccaaactccctgatggcttttgGGGAGAGGTTTtcataggcaaaatttggggtgagggctgcagggtgtgtgactttcctctgcttggttggtggtgaggtagcagggtggtgttccaggattgtgctcagcctgaagttaccatccccCAACTGGGTGGGGCCTTGGttcctggtttgttttttttttggctgagtgtagggattgaactgtgtcccctgcgttgggagcccagagtcttaaccacaggactgccaggaaagtccccttagttcctgtagaagaactcaaGGATATTGTTCTGTATAtctcttgaggaggaactaggacccAGCTTTAATCAccgcactattgtttcttgattgcttatcctttgtttctgcattcccttactTCCCTGATTAAAACTGTTTGAATcttccctttggaactcagggaaggtcttagGGGCTGAataaagcctatttcctacaaagaaGAAATGAGGGATATGGAAAGGATTTGTGTCCctgagggccccacagggtcctgttgGGTTTCAGTTATCTctgacatacaacattttaagatgttactagaattatgactgataccATTATACCAAGACACATCAGAATTCtaggaatttcatataatttctagaacatttatattaataacatttacccaTACAATATAATCTAAGAGGCTTCATCATCACTCATTTGACAATGTTCCTCGTGTAATTTAACACaaaataagcctaattagttaATATCTCTTTaacaaggagagaaaacaaatctcTCAAGGTGTTCCAGGGGCTTCTAGAAAACCTCAAAGTTATTTCTAGGTCAATAACCCTTCATTTAGAATTCGAtttttgggaagtttgtcaaaaatatcaaaaaggttttaaaacacttaGTCAAAcaggatcataggtcactgttaAACAATATTTAATTACACCATCCAACCAAAGTGACagaagatttcaaaggcaaatacagacTGTTACAATggattacttaaaaaacaaagaacctttTACAATCTGTTATCA encodes:
- the MTRES1 gene encoding mitochondrial transcription rescue factor 1 translates to MAMTSVRLPSGVLRKPDAWIGLCGALRGTPSHKHCASWNRYLYLSSTKLNASNYKTFFHNIFSLRLSGLLTSQEYIFPFSIRLKSNVSSKKSTKETLQKVEDEGDSDEESERHEMSEQEEEPADDPTAVRDYKDLDKVVQSFRYDVILKTGLDIGRNKVEDAFYKGELRLNGEKLWKKSRTVKVGDTLDLLIGEDREAETETVMRILLKKVFEEKTSSEKYRVVLRRWKKLKLPKKSTLK